A segment of the Desulfurispora thermophila DSM 16022 genome:
CGGCCAGCCGGGCTCGGGCCTGGGCGTTTTCCGCCTGCAGCCTGTCCAGCGTCTGCTGTAGCTCATCCACCCGGGCGGCCTTTTCCTGGGTGGCGGCCCGCCGGGCGGTCTCCTCCTCCAGCCTTGAGCGCAGTGTGCTGAGCTCGTTTGCCATCATAGCCAGCTGGTTTTGAGTATCCTGGTGTAGCTGTTCCCGGGCTTTCAGCTGTGCCGCCAGTTCCGCCCGTTCGGCCCCGCAGTCGGCCCTTCCCTTCTGGTAAGCGGTCCTGATCTGTCCGCGCAACAAAAGCCAGGCCAGCAGGATGCCCAGGAGTACTCCGGGCAAAAAGAAGTATATCGCGTTCAGACTTTCCATAGCCAGCCTCCTACCGGGTATTTTTTATCGCATCGCCCAGAAGATACCCGCCTCTACAGGCGGGAGAGGCTTCACAACGGCGGTGTCCGGGACGGCCATAGGGATCAGCAGCATATGAGTTGTTCCCTCTTGGCCCCTCACACCATCGGCCTGGTACCCCATTCGGCAGTGGTGTCCTGCTCCTGCCCGGTGCGGTGCAGTCCGGCCAGCGCCCGGGCCAGGCGGCGGGCTCCTTCGGCCAGCTGTTCCGCCGGATGGGTGACGAAGCACAGGCGCATTTCCTGCACGCTTTCCCGCGGTGGCTGGTCGTAAAAGGCTTCTCCCGGCACGAAAAAAAGCCGCTGGCCAATGGCTTCCCGCAGCAAATTCCTGATGCGGGCGGTGCCGCGCAGGCGGCACCAGAGGTAAAAACCCCCCGCCGGCAGGTCGAAATCCAGATGGTTGCCGGCATAGCGCTGCAGAGCTTTCACCAGCGCATCGCGGCGCTTTTTGTATTCCCGGCGCAGCATGGCCAGGTGGTCGGGCAGGAAGTCTTCCAGCAGTAGGCGGGACAAAAGCCACTGCGCCAGGTTGTTGCTGTGCAGGTCCACCAGTTGCTTTTCCAGGGCCATGCGGTTCACCAGGGCGGGGTGGGCCACCAGGTAACCCAGGCGCAGGCCCGGGCAGAGAATTTTGGAAAAAGTGCCCAGGTAAACCACACCGCCCGCCTGATCCAGCGCTTTCAGCGGGGGCGGGGGCGGTGCGTCGTAGTAGAGGTCGCCGTAGGGGTCGTCCTCCAGAATGATCAGCCGGTGCCGGGTGGCCAGGCGCAGTAGCTCCCGGCGTTGTCCTTCCGGCATTAACCGTCCGGTGGGGTTGTGAAAATTGGGTATGGTGTAAAGCAGTTTGGGCCGGTAGCGCACCAGACAGTCCTCCAGCCAGGCCAGCGGAAAAGAGCTGGTGCGCGGCAGGTTTATGATGCGCGCCCCGCAGGCGCGGAAAACCTGGTGGGCGGCAATATAAGTGGGGGATTCCAGCACGGCATAGTCTCCGGGCTCCAGGAGCGCTTTTGCGGTCAAGTACAGG
Coding sequences within it:
- a CDS encoding PLP-dependent aminotransferase family protein, coding for MDISNFLTGCHLERTAKQPLYLQLADLLAAKIADHTLPPGSKLPPERELAALLGVSRTTAQSAYRHLEEQGLVTSRVGSGTYVTGPTETTGPASGWSQSLPWAQLLASFPASPYAGIIRDLLNVNMAPGTISLAAGLPDPAFYPLERMQKLFGGITARKERAAFGHISTAGYEPLRQLLTGWLAGKGIDTTAESIIITAGSQQGLYLTAKALLEPGDYAVLESPTYIAAHQVFRACGARIINLPRTSSFPLAWLEDCLVRYRPKLLYTIPNFHNPTGRLMPEGQRRELLRLATRHRLIILEDDPYGDLYYDAPPPPPLKALDQAGGVVYLGTFSKILCPGLRLGYLVAHPALVNRMALEKQLVDLHSNNLAQWLLSRLLLEDFLPDHLAMLRREYKKRRDALVKALQRYAGNHLDFDLPAGGFYLWCRLRGTARIRNLLREAIGQRLFFVPGEAFYDQPPRESVQEMRLCFVTHPAEQLAEGARRLARALAGLHRTGQEQDTTAEWGTRPMV